The following nucleotide sequence is from Ahniella affigens.
GCCGCGGTGTGATCTGCGAGTTCGAAATCGAATCCGGTGCCCGCTTCTATGGTGAGCAGGGCGATCTGATGGAGCTCTTGGGCAACCTGCTGGAGAATGCGTTCAAGTGGGCCAAAGATCGCGTGCTGTTGACCATTACGCAGCAAAAGCCGCAAGGATTCCGTCGTATTGGGCTGACGATCCAGGTCGAAGACAATGGGCCAGGCATTCCTGACGAAAAACGCGAGTTGCTCCTGAAGCGTGGTGTGCGTGGCGACGAACGGGTGCAGGGGCATGGCATCGGGCTCTCGATCGTCACCGATATCGTCAAGAGTTACCGTGGCGAATTGAGCGTGGACCAATCGGATGAACTGGGTGGCGCGCGGTTCACGATCCGCTTCCCGCCGGTGATGTGACCCTGGGGAACCACAATTGCGAGCCGATCGCGCTGGTGATTGCGTCGGCGAGCGGGAAACGCGGCGCGCACCGGACGCTCGAATTGCGCGGGCCCAGAATTGGGGTTGTCCAGCAACGTGTTAGAAGCCAGGGAAGAAGATCCCGATCGCCGAGAACACCACCACAGCCAGCATTGCACTGAAGCCGATTGATGCGAGGATCGTAATGATCAACGTTGGCCAGGCGTGGCTCAACGTACCGAGCTCCGGATGGCTGCTGGCGCGGATGGCTGGCATCTGGCGCGCGTACGACCAGAGCACGGCAATCAATGTCAGGCCGGCGTAAACACTCGTCGTGCCGGCAAAGCTGTTGAGTGAGCGCACCAGCGGCACCGCCAGCACGCAAAGTGCGATGCCGCCGAGCAAGATCCATTTGGATCGGGCCAAGCGCCCTAACATGACCTCGTTGCTGCGGAGCATGTAGATCAGCGCAATCGGGCCTGCAAGGACGCCAACGAGCAACACTTGCCAAGGCAAGTAGAAGACTTTCGGGCCGAGGTCGATTTCCGGCGCTTCCGCCAGCCTTGATTGGGGCGCTTGAAACGGGTTACTCATCAATGACTCCGGTCAGCCATCGATCCGGCCCAAGAGCCGCATTGACAGGTCGATAGCGCGGACGTGTTTGGTCAAAGCACCTACCGAAATGAAATCGACCCCAAGCGCTGCGACTGCCGCGAGTCGCTCCAGGCTCATGCTGCCGGAAACTTCCAGCTCGACCTGGCCTTGCGCCAGCGCAACGGCGGCCTGCAAGTCGTCTGCGCTGAATTCATCGAGCATGATGCGGTCCGGTTTCGCGGCCAGAGCGAGCTGCAACTCGGCCAGCGATTCCACTTCGATCTCCACCATTCGCGTGCCGGCAATGGCCCGGGCTTTGGCGATGGCCGCCGCGATCGAGCCGGCCGCAGCGATGTGGTTTTCCTTGATCAGCACGGCGTCAAACAAGCCGATTCGGTGATTGCTGGCACCACCCACACGAACCGCATATTTTTGTGCATGCCGAAGCCCGGGCAGCGTTTTTCGGGTATCGAGAATCCGCGTCCGGGTGCCGCTGACG
It contains:
- the nadC gene encoding carboxylating nicotinate-nucleotide diphosphorylase; translation: MNGVVGPDATQVAADVARALAEDLGDGDLTAALLPADEWGRAQVLTREPAVMCGQAWAAACFATIDPRVKCEWLAEEGANLAANDVFLRLTGPVRALVSGERAALNFLQTLMATATVSRQFANAVSGTRTRILDTRKTLPGLRHAQKYAVRVGGASNHRIGLFDAVLIKENHIAAAGSIAAAIAKARAIAGTRMVEIEVESLAELQLALAAKPDRIMLDEFSADDLQAAVALAQGQVELEVSGSMSLERLAAVAALGVDFISVGALTKHVRAIDLSMRLLGRIDG